In Deinococcus sp. QL22, the following are encoded in one genomic region:
- the pdxH gene encoding pyridoxamine 5'-phosphate oxidase — translation MTKLPEHDLTALRLSYTRAELRRADLNADPLAQFQGWLDEAIADGLREPYALSLATADSAGRPSVRTVLLRGADARGLTFYTNYDSHKGHDLAANPQAELLFHWADHERQVRAYGPVVRVSDEESTAYFHARPRESQLAAHASDPQSAPTPNRTALEQKLADLEARFPEALPVPKPEFWGGFRVSVQEWEFWQGRPNRMHDRFRYAQQRGGWNIERLMP, via the coding sequence ATGACCAAGCTCCCCGAACATGATTTGACGGCGCTGCGCCTGAGCTATACCCGTGCCGAACTGCGCCGTGCCGACCTGAACGCTGACCCGTTGGCCCAGTTTCAGGGCTGGCTGGACGAAGCGATTGCTGACGGCCTGCGCGAACCGTATGCCCTGAGCCTCGCTACCGCCGACAGCGCGGGCCGTCCCTCGGTGCGAACGGTGCTGCTGCGTGGGGCCGATGCACGCGGCCTGACCTTCTACACCAATTACGATTCCCATAAGGGGCACGACTTGGCAGCCAATCCGCAGGCAGAACTGCTGTTTCACTGGGCCGATCACGAGCGGCAGGTGCGGGCGTATGGCCCGGTGGTGCGTGTAAGCGACGAGGAAAGCACCGCCTATTTTCATGCCCGCCCCCGTGAGAGCCAGTTGGCCGCCCATGCCAGCGACCCGCAGAGTGCGCCTACTCCTAACCGTACGGCGTTGGAGCAAAAGCTGGCCGATCTGGAGGCCCGTTTTCCCGAAGCTCTGCCCGTGCCCAAACCCGAATTCTGGGGCGGATTCCGCGTATCGGTGCAGGAATGGGAATTCTGGCAGGGCCGGCCCAACCGCATGCATGACCGCTTCCGGTACGCACAGCAGAGGGGCGGCTGGAACATAGAGCGGCTGATGCCCTGA
- a CDS encoding SDR family oxidoreductase — protein sequence MTLFRLDGKRALVTGGSRGIGLAAAHDLMRLGAQVTLAARGEDALKAAADALGARWVVADVSTPEGVQTAVAAAGQIDILVSNAGGPPPALPSAVTEDAWQAGLNTTFLSTVRLAAAAVPGMRERRWGRIIAVTSLTVGRPALNLPVSNAMRAAVTNHLKTLALEVAADGVTCNTVAPGYTATDRLRALHADPADADKLTAKIPARRFGEPNEVGAAVAFLATREAGYITGQEILVDGGWSI from the coding sequence ATGACCTTGTTCAGATTAGATGGCAAGCGGGCGTTGGTGACGGGCGGCAGCCGGGGGATCGGCCTCGCGGCGGCGCATGATCTGATGAGGCTGGGCGCACAAGTGACGCTGGCCGCGCGGGGCGAAGACGCCCTGAAAGCGGCGGCAGACGCGCTCGGCGCACGCTGGGTGGTGGCCGATGTGAGTACACCGGAAGGTGTGCAGACTGCTGTGGCCGCCGCCGGGCAAATCGACATTCTGGTCAGCAACGCGGGCGGCCCGCCCCCAGCCCTGCCCAGCGCCGTGACCGAGGACGCGTGGCAAGCGGGCCTGAACACCACCTTTCTGAGTACGGTGCGGCTGGCGGCGGCGGCGGTGCCCGGAATGCGGGAGCGGCGTTGGGGGCGCATTATCGCTGTGACCAGCCTGACGGTGGGACGGCCTGCCCTGAATCTGCCCGTCAGCAACGCGATGCGGGCCGCCGTGACCAATCACCTGAAAACACTGGCCCTCGAAGTGGCTGCCGACGGCGTGACCTGCAACACGGTGGCCCCCGGCTACACCGCCACAGACCGTCTCCGCGCCCTGCACGCCGACCCCGCCGACGCCGACAAACTGACCGCCAAGATTCCCGCCCGCCGCTTTGGTGAACCGAACGAGGTAGGAGCCGCCGTGGCGTTCCTGGCGACCCGCGAGGCTGGGTACATCACCGGGCAAGAAATCCTGGTGGATGGTGGCTGGAGCATCTGA
- a CDS encoding organic hydroperoxide resistance protein produces the protein MSNLYTAQAVATGGRSGTTTSSDGRMTLNLSVPTEMGGDGGPGTNPEQLFALGYAACFQGALGVVARRQKIELTDDSTITARVGLEKKGLGFGLDIELVGHFPGLSTEQAEGLMHAAHAVCPYSTATQGNADVRLSVV, from the coding sequence ATGAGCAATCTCTACACGGCACAAGCAGTCGCCACCGGCGGACGCAGCGGTACCACTACCAGCAGCGACGGGCGCATGACCCTCAACCTCAGCGTGCCCACAGAGATGGGCGGCGACGGCGGCCCCGGTACCAACCCGGAGCAATTGTTTGCGCTGGGCTACGCGGCCTGCTTTCAGGGCGCACTGGGCGTGGTCGCCCGCCGCCAAAAGATAGAACTCACCGACGACAGCACCATTACTGCCCGTGTGGGACTGGAGAAAAAGGGACTGGGCTTTGGGCTGGACATTGAACTGGTGGGCCACTTTCCTGGCCTGAGCACCGAACAGGCAGAAGGCCTGATGCACGCCGCACACGCCGTTTGCCCCTATAGCACGGCCACGCAGGGCAATGCGGATGTCCGCCTGAGCGTGGTGTAA